Proteins encoded together in one Phyllostomus discolor isolate MPI-MPIP mPhyDis1 chromosome 6, mPhyDis1.pri.v3, whole genome shotgun sequence window:
- the LOC114499514 gene encoding LOW QUALITY PROTEIN: syntaxin-8 (The sequence of the model RefSeq protein was modified relative to this genomic sequence to represent the inferred CDS: deleted 1 base in 1 codon): protein MAPGPWFSTYDSTCQITHKRLLRKFNNETSKKEMVEIQPGSSLMTGGAKQGVPNPWPFEELEETRGLGFDETRQWQQKIIQGQDTGLDALSSVISLQKQMGREIGNELVEPNEMFDDLANLVETTGEKLCTDTRCVNLVDRKSAPCRMRMVILLLLAAVVGLLAVWPATWWQ, encoded by the exons ATGGCTCCGGGGCCCTGGTTCTCCACATACGATTCTACTTGCCAAATCACACACAAGAGGTTGCTGAGAAAATTCAACAATGAAACCAGTAAGAAAGAAATGGTGGAAATACAACCAGGGTCCAGCCTGATGACGGGAGGGGCCAAGCAAGGCGTCCCAAACCCTTGGCCCTTtgaggagctggaggagaccAGAGGCTTGGGTTTTGATGAAACCCGGCAATGGCAGCAG AAAATCATCCAGGGACAGGACACAGGCCTTGATGCCCTTTCTTCTGTCATCAGTCTCCAGAAGCAAATGGGGCGAGAGATTGGGAATGAGCTGGTTGAACCAAATGAGATGTTTGATGACCTCGCCAACCTGGTGGAGACAACAGGCGAGAAGCTTTGCACTGACACCAGGTGTGTGAACTTGGTGGACAGAAAGTCAGCACCTTGCAGGATGAGAATGGTGATTTTGCTGCTGCTCGCGGCTGTCGTCGGTCTGCTTGCGGTCTGGCCTGCCACATGGTGGCAATAA
- the GPR75 gene encoding probable G-protein coupled receptor 75 isoform X2, with translation MNSTDHLQDAPNTTLLPEPHFPGGNHTALQADPHGLTHTATLVTCTFLLAVIFCLGSYGNFIVFLSFFDPAFRKFRTNFDFMILNLSFCDLFICGVTAPMFTFVLFFSSVGSIPDAFCFTFHLTSSGFILMSLKTVAVIALHRLRMVLGKQPNHLASFPCTLLLTVLLWATSFTLATLATLKTSKSHLCLPMSSLVAGEGKAVLSLYVVDFTFCVAVVSVSYIMIAQTLWKNAQVRKCPPVITVDASRPQPFVGAPVKGGGDPAHCTMPALYRNQNYNKLQHMQTHGYTKSPNLLPTPAASRLQLVSAVNLSTAKDSKAVVTCVIIVLSVLVCCLPLGISLVQVVLSRSGSFVLYQFELLGFTLIFFKSGLNPFIYSRNSAGLRRKVLWCLQYVGLGFFCCKQKTRLRAMGKGNLEVNRNKSSHHETNSAYMLSPKPQKKFVDQACGPSQSKESVVSPKLSAGQQHYGQSSSTPVNTRIEPYYSVYNSSPSQEESVPCRSQPLNSFGFASSYIAMHYHTTNDLMQEYDSTSARQIPVPSV, from the coding sequence ATGAACTCAACAGACCACCTCCAGGATGCTCCCAACACCACCTTGCTCCCCGAGCCTCACTTCCCGGGGGGGAACCATACGGCTCTCCAGGCGGACCCCCATGGTCTCACCCACACGGCCACTTTGGTAACCTGTACTTTTCTACTCGCAGTCATCTTCTGCTTGGGCTCTTATGGCAACTTCATTGTCTTCTTGTCCTTCTTTGATCCAGCCTTCAGGAAATTCAGAACCAACTTTGATTTCATGATCCTGAACCTGTCCTTCTGCGACCTCTTCATCTGTGGAGTGACGGCCCCCATGTTCACCTTTGTGTTATTCTTCAGCTCAGTCGGGAGCATCCCGGATGCTTTCTGCTTCACCTTCCACCTCACCAGTTCTGGCTTCATCCTCATGTCCCTGAAGACAGTGGCAGTGATCGCCCTGCACCGGCTCCGCATGGTGCTGGGGAAGCAGCCGAACCACTTGGCCTCCTTTCCCTGCACCTTGCTCCTCACGGTGCTTCTCTGGGCCACCAGTTTCACCCTCGCCACCTTGGCCACCCTGAAAACCAGCAAGTCCCACCTCTGCCTTCCCATGTCTAGTCTGGTTGCTGGAGAAGGGAAAGCCGTTCTGTCTCTCTACGTGGTCGACTTCACCTTTTGCGTTGCCGTGGTGTCTGTCTCGTACATCATGATTGCTCAGACCCTGTGGAAAAATGCCCAAGTCAGAAAGTGCCCCCCTGTAATCACAGTTGATGCTTCCAGGCCACAGCCTTTTGTGGGGGCGCCTGTGAAGGGAGGTGGAGATCCTGCCCACTGCACCATGCCAGCCCTCTACAGGAACCAGAACTACAACAAACTGCAGCACATGCAGACCCATGGATACACCAAGAGCCCTAATCTGCTGCCAACCCCTGCAGCCAGCCGACTCCAGCTGGTCTCAGCTGTCAATCTCTCCACGGCTAAGGATTCCAAAGCGGTGGTCACCTGCGTGATCATCGTGCTGTCTGTCCTGGTGTGCTGCCTTCCACTGGGGATTTCCTTGGTGCAGGTGGTTCTGTCCAGAAGTGGGAGCTTTGTCCTATACCAGTTTGAACTGTTGGGATTCACCCTTATATTTTTCAAGTCAGGATTAAACCCTTTTATATATTCTCGGAACAGTGCGGGGCTGAGAAGGAAAGTGCTCTGGTGCCTCCAGTACGTAGGCCTGGGTTTTTTCTGCTGCAAACAGAAGACTCGTCTTCGAGCCATGGGCAAAGGGAACCTCGAAGTCAACAGAAACAAATCCTCCCATCATGAAACAAACTCTGCCTACATGTTGTCTCCAAAGCCCCAGAAGAAATTTGTGGACCAGGCTTGTGGCCCAAGTCAGTCGAAGGAAAGTGTGGTCAGTCCCAAGCTCTCGGCTGGACAGCAACACTACGGTCAGAGCAGCTCAACGCCGGTCAACACTCGGATTGAGCCATACTACAGTGTCTACAACAGCAGCCCATCCCAGGAAGAGAGCGTCCCGTGTCGCTCACAGCCGCTAAACTCCTTTGGGTTTGCCAGCTCTTATATTGCCATGCATTATCACACCACCAACGACTTAATGCAAGAATATGACAGCACTTCGGCCAGGCAGATTCCGGTCCCCTCCGTTTAG
- the GPR75 gene encoding probable G-protein coupled receptor 75 isoform X3: MEEEGRNCSHPAAFRKFRTNFDFMILNLSFCDLFICGVTAPMFTFVLFFSSVGSIPDAFCFTFHLTSSGFILMSLKTVAVIALHRLRMVLGKQPNHLASFPCTLLLTVLLWATSFTLATLATLKTSKSHLCLPMSSLVAGEGKAVLSLYVVDFTFCVAVVSVSYIMIAQTLWKNAQVRKCPPVITVDASRPQPFVGAPVKGGGDPAHCTMPALYRNQNYNKLQHMQTHGYTKSPNLLPTPAASRLQLVSAVNLSTAKDSKAVVTCVIIVLSVLVCCLPLGISLVQVVLSRSGSFVLYQFELLGFTLIFFKSGLNPFIYSRNSAGLRRKVLWCLQYVGLGFFCCKQKTRLRAMGKGNLEVNRNKSSHHETNSAYMLSPKPQKKFVDQACGPSQSKESVVSPKLSAGQQHYGQSSSTPVNTRIEPYYSVYNSSPSQEESVPCRSQPLNSFGFASSYIAMHYHTTNDLMQEYDSTSARQIPVPSV; encoded by the exons atggaggaggaggggcgcAACTGCAGCCACCCGGCAG CCTTCAGGAAATTCAGAACCAACTTTGATTTCATGATCCTGAACCTGTCCTTCTGCGACCTCTTCATCTGTGGAGTGACGGCCCCCATGTTCACCTTTGTGTTATTCTTCAGCTCAGTCGGGAGCATCCCGGATGCTTTCTGCTTCACCTTCCACCTCACCAGTTCTGGCTTCATCCTCATGTCCCTGAAGACAGTGGCAGTGATCGCCCTGCACCGGCTCCGCATGGTGCTGGGGAAGCAGCCGAACCACTTGGCCTCCTTTCCCTGCACCTTGCTCCTCACGGTGCTTCTCTGGGCCACCAGTTTCACCCTCGCCACCTTGGCCACCCTGAAAACCAGCAAGTCCCACCTCTGCCTTCCCATGTCTAGTCTGGTTGCTGGAGAAGGGAAAGCCGTTCTGTCTCTCTACGTGGTCGACTTCACCTTTTGCGTTGCCGTGGTGTCTGTCTCGTACATCATGATTGCTCAGACCCTGTGGAAAAATGCCCAAGTCAGAAAGTGCCCCCCTGTAATCACAGTTGATGCTTCCAGGCCACAGCCTTTTGTGGGGGCGCCTGTGAAGGGAGGTGGAGATCCTGCCCACTGCACCATGCCAGCCCTCTACAGGAACCAGAACTACAACAAACTGCAGCACATGCAGACCCATGGATACACCAAGAGCCCTAATCTGCTGCCAACCCCTGCAGCCAGCCGACTCCAGCTGGTCTCAGCTGTCAATCTCTCCACGGCTAAGGATTCCAAAGCGGTGGTCACCTGCGTGATCATCGTGCTGTCTGTCCTGGTGTGCTGCCTTCCACTGGGGATTTCCTTGGTGCAGGTGGTTCTGTCCAGAAGTGGGAGCTTTGTCCTATACCAGTTTGAACTGTTGGGATTCACCCTTATATTTTTCAAGTCAGGATTAAACCCTTTTATATATTCTCGGAACAGTGCGGGGCTGAGAAGGAAAGTGCTCTGGTGCCTCCAGTACGTAGGCCTGGGTTTTTTCTGCTGCAAACAGAAGACTCGTCTTCGAGCCATGGGCAAAGGGAACCTCGAAGTCAACAGAAACAAATCCTCCCATCATGAAACAAACTCTGCCTACATGTTGTCTCCAAAGCCCCAGAAGAAATTTGTGGACCAGGCTTGTGGCCCAAGTCAGTCGAAGGAAAGTGTGGTCAGTCCCAAGCTCTCGGCTGGACAGCAACACTACGGTCAGAGCAGCTCAACGCCGGTCAACACTCGGATTGAGCCATACTACAGTGTCTACAACAGCAGCCCATCCCAGGAAGAGAGCGTCCCGTGTCGCTCACAGCCGCTAAACTCCTTTGGGTTTGCCAGCTCTTATATTGCCATGCATTATCACACCACCAACGACTTAATGCAAGAATATGACAGCACTTCGGCCAGGCAGATTCCGGTCCCCTCCGTTTAG
- the GPR75 gene encoding probable G-protein coupled receptor 75 isoform X1 — protein MEEEGRNCSHPAGFAFLCAGLSASGLFCHVSLTCESEALTPFPQKEETFRSEDELNRPPPGCSQHHLAPRASLPGGEPYGSPGGPPWSHPHGHFAFRKFRTNFDFMILNLSFCDLFICGVTAPMFTFVLFFSSVGSIPDAFCFTFHLTSSGFILMSLKTVAVIALHRLRMVLGKQPNHLASFPCTLLLTVLLWATSFTLATLATLKTSKSHLCLPMSSLVAGEGKAVLSLYVVDFTFCVAVVSVSYIMIAQTLWKNAQVRKCPPVITVDASRPQPFVGAPVKGGGDPAHCTMPALYRNQNYNKLQHMQTHGYTKSPNLLPTPAASRLQLVSAVNLSTAKDSKAVVTCVIIVLSVLVCCLPLGISLVQVVLSRSGSFVLYQFELLGFTLIFFKSGLNPFIYSRNSAGLRRKVLWCLQYVGLGFFCCKQKTRLRAMGKGNLEVNRNKSSHHETNSAYMLSPKPQKKFVDQACGPSQSKESVVSPKLSAGQQHYGQSSSTPVNTRIEPYYSVYNSSPSQEESVPCRSQPLNSFGFASSYIAMHYHTTNDLMQEYDSTSARQIPVPSV, from the exons atggaggaggaggggcgcAACTGCAGCCACCCGGCAG GATTTGCCTTTTTGTGTGCAGGCCTTTCTGCCTCGGGTCTCTTTTGTCATGTTTCGCTCACCTGTGAGTCTGAGGCCCTGACTCCCTTCCCACAGAAGGAAGAGACCTTTCGCTCTGAAGATGAACTCAACAGACCACCTCCAGGATGCTCCCAACACCACCTTGCTCCCCGAGCCTCACTTCCCGGGGGGGAACCATACGGCTCTCCAGGCGGACCCCCATGGTCTCACCCACACGGCCACTTTG CCTTCAGGAAATTCAGAACCAACTTTGATTTCATGATCCTGAACCTGTCCTTCTGCGACCTCTTCATCTGTGGAGTGACGGCCCCCATGTTCACCTTTGTGTTATTCTTCAGCTCAGTCGGGAGCATCCCGGATGCTTTCTGCTTCACCTTCCACCTCACCAGTTCTGGCTTCATCCTCATGTCCCTGAAGACAGTGGCAGTGATCGCCCTGCACCGGCTCCGCATGGTGCTGGGGAAGCAGCCGAACCACTTGGCCTCCTTTCCCTGCACCTTGCTCCTCACGGTGCTTCTCTGGGCCACCAGTTTCACCCTCGCCACCTTGGCCACCCTGAAAACCAGCAAGTCCCACCTCTGCCTTCCCATGTCTAGTCTGGTTGCTGGAGAAGGGAAAGCCGTTCTGTCTCTCTACGTGGTCGACTTCACCTTTTGCGTTGCCGTGGTGTCTGTCTCGTACATCATGATTGCTCAGACCCTGTGGAAAAATGCCCAAGTCAGAAAGTGCCCCCCTGTAATCACAGTTGATGCTTCCAGGCCACAGCCTTTTGTGGGGGCGCCTGTGAAGGGAGGTGGAGATCCTGCCCACTGCACCATGCCAGCCCTCTACAGGAACCAGAACTACAACAAACTGCAGCACATGCAGACCCATGGATACACCAAGAGCCCTAATCTGCTGCCAACCCCTGCAGCCAGCCGACTCCAGCTGGTCTCAGCTGTCAATCTCTCCACGGCTAAGGATTCCAAAGCGGTGGTCACCTGCGTGATCATCGTGCTGTCTGTCCTGGTGTGCTGCCTTCCACTGGGGATTTCCTTGGTGCAGGTGGTTCTGTCCAGAAGTGGGAGCTTTGTCCTATACCAGTTTGAACTGTTGGGATTCACCCTTATATTTTTCAAGTCAGGATTAAACCCTTTTATATATTCTCGGAACAGTGCGGGGCTGAGAAGGAAAGTGCTCTGGTGCCTCCAGTACGTAGGCCTGGGTTTTTTCTGCTGCAAACAGAAGACTCGTCTTCGAGCCATGGGCAAAGGGAACCTCGAAGTCAACAGAAACAAATCCTCCCATCATGAAACAAACTCTGCCTACATGTTGTCTCCAAAGCCCCAGAAGAAATTTGTGGACCAGGCTTGTGGCCCAAGTCAGTCGAAGGAAAGTGTGGTCAGTCCCAAGCTCTCGGCTGGACAGCAACACTACGGTCAGAGCAGCTCAACGCCGGTCAACACTCGGATTGAGCCATACTACAGTGTCTACAACAGCAGCCCATCCCAGGAAGAGAGCGTCCCGTGTCGCTCACAGCCGCTAAACTCCTTTGGGTTTGCCAGCTCTTATATTGCCATGCATTATCACACCACCAACGACTTAATGCAAGAATATGACAGCACTTCGGCCAGGCAGATTCCGGTCCCCTCCGTTTAG